Proteins encoded by one window of Blautia luti:
- a CDS encoding type III pantothenate kinase: MILAIDIGNTNIVVGCIDDEKTYFIERLSTVRTKTELEYAVDLKTVLDIYHIKKTDIEGCIISSVVPQITDIARLAAEKILKKEVMVLGPGVKTGLNIMMDNPGQLGADMVADAVAGLASYPVPFIVIDMGTATTVSVVNDKKQYIGGMILPGVGVSLDALTSRASQLSGISIDAPKHIIGKNTIECMKSGVLYSNAAALDGIVERIEEELGQRTTVIATGGLAKKIVSHCKREIILDEDLLLKGLRVIYEKNK, translated from the coding sequence ATGATATTAGCAATCGACATTGGAAATACCAACATTGTAGTTGGATGTATTGATGATGAGAAAACATATTTTATAGAGCGTCTTTCCACAGTGCGCACGAAAACAGAACTGGAATATGCGGTGGATCTTAAAACAGTACTGGATATTTACCATATTAAGAAAACGGATATTGAAGGGTGTATTATCTCTTCTGTTGTTCCCCAGATTACAGATATTGCCAGACTTGCTGCTGAAAAGATCCTGAAGAAGGAGGTTATGGTGCTGGGTCCGGGAGTGAAAACAGGACTGAACATCATGATGGATAATCCGGGTCAGCTTGGTGCAGATATGGTAGCTGATGCGGTTGCAGGTCTTGCCAGTTACCCGGTTCCTTTTATCGTGATCGATATGGGAACTGCCACTACAGTATCTGTGGTAAATGATAAGAAACAGTATATAGGGGGAATGATCCTTCCAGGTGTGGGAGTGTCTCTGGATGCGCTTACTTCCAGAGCATCACAGCTCAGCGGGATCAGCATTGATGCACCGAAACATATTATCGGCAAGAATACCATCGAATGTATGAAGAGCGGTGTACTCTACAGCAATGCAGCAGCCCTGGATGGAATCGTGGAACGGATTGAAGAGGAACTGGGGCAGAGAACGACTGTCATAGCTACCGGCGGTCTGGCTAAGAAGATCGTATCCCACTGTAAGCGGGAGATCATTCTGGATGAGGATCTTCTTCTGAAAGGCCTGAGGGTCATTTACGAAAAGAACAAATAA
- a CDS encoding putative signal transducing protein, translated as MFGHKKEKDASEPVILMNVAGNYELGLVKSILEEHQIPCFMQDHATGGYMRLYAASSLYGTDIYVSPADLDRARELTSVLDLEHPVEISEEELAQEALAAGKEEEEV; from the coding sequence ATGTTTGGACACAAAAAAGAAAAAGATGCCAGTGAACCTGTGATCCTTATGAATGTGGCCGGCAATTATGAGCTGGGACTTGTAAAAAGCATTCTGGAGGAACACCAGATCCCGTGCTTTATGCAGGATCATGCCACAGGGGGATATATGAGACTTTATGCGGCAAGCTCCCTCTATGGTACAGACATTTATGTGTCTCCAGCAGACCTGGACAGGGCCAGAGAACTTACTTCCGTGCTGGATCTGGAGCATCCGGTGGAAATATCTGAGGAGGAGCTTGCACAGGAAGCCCTTGCTGCGGGAAAAGAAGAGGAAGAAGTCTGA
- a CDS encoding RluA family pseudouridine synthase has translation MQRIIEYFISENTGAVTILDFLKREGFSRHILSSMKNVPNTIILNGVRGFGRSVLKPGDHLMVTVPETESGKNIIRTEMELSILYEDEDILVINKPAGMPVHPSAGNYENTLANGIAWYFAEKGEDFVYRCINRLDRDTTGALILAKNPLSAAILSVQMKKRQIRRTYLALVDGVPDVSGTIDAPIARMEGSVITREVNYLTGETAITHYERLATGTRYSLMELHLETGRTHQIRVHMKYIGHPLPGDYLYNQDYSRIQRQPLHSFQLEFIHPVTKKPMLFTAPVPDDFRFAF, from the coding sequence ATGCAGAGAATTATTGAATATTTTATTTCCGAAAATACAGGTGCTGTTACAATCCTGGATTTTCTGAAACGAGAGGGATTTTCCCGTCATATACTAAGTTCCATGAAAAATGTTCCCAATACCATCATTCTTAATGGAGTCCGCGGCTTCGGACGTTCTGTTCTTAAACCCGGGGATCATCTGATGGTCACAGTTCCCGAAACAGAATCAGGGAAAAATATCATCCGCACAGAAATGGAGCTGTCCATCCTCTATGAAGATGAAGATATCCTTGTGATCAATAAGCCTGCCGGAATGCCGGTCCACCCTTCCGCCGGAAATTATGAAAATACCCTTGCCAATGGGATTGCCTGGTATTTCGCAGAAAAAGGAGAAGATTTCGTGTACCGCTGTATCAACCGGCTGGACCGGGATACCACCGGAGCATTGATCCTTGCGAAAAACCCTCTCAGTGCTGCCATTCTCTCTGTGCAGATGAAAAAGCGACAGATCCGCAGAACATATCTTGCACTTGTAGACGGTGTTCCTGACGTATCCGGAACCATAGATGCTCCCATTGCGCGAATGGAAGGTTCTGTGATCACCAGGGAAGTGAATTACCTGACAGGAGAAACTGCTATCACTCATTACGAGCGGCTTGCCACAGGTACCCGCTATTCACTTATGGAACTTCATCTAGAAACAGGGCGTACCCACCAGATTCGTGTTCACATGAAGTATATCGGCCATCCCCTTCCCGGGGACTATCTGTATAACCAGGATTACAGCCGGATCCAGAGACAGCCCCTGCACTCTTTTCAGCTGGAATTCATCCATCCGGTCACAAAAAAACCGATGCTTTTCACAGCACCGGTTCCTGATGATTTTCGCTTTGCTTTCTAG
- a CDS encoding MATE family efflux transporter: MKEQQHIFTNKMLRNLLVPVIFEQVLNSLMGTVDTMMVSNVGSAAISAVSLVDSINVLVIQAFSALAAGGAIICSQYIGQKNHEMANKSARQVLFIITAISVAVTALCLAFRMPLLQFVFGKVEADVMNASRIYFFYTALSFPFIALYDAGASIFRSQGNTRGPMVVSVISNVLNISGNAVLIWVFHMGVAGAAIATLASRIFCAVVVLWQLRMDRQPIVVRDYYQIRPDGKMITRILSLGIPSGVENSMFQLGKLAIQSSVSTLGTVAIAAQAMTNILENLNGVAAIGVGIGLMTVVGQCLGAGRKDEAVYYIKKLSVLAEIVIIASCLLVFALAIPITKLGGMEPESAQMCFHMVTWITIVKPIVWVMGFVPAYGLRAAGDVKFSMITSCITMWAFRFCLCVYLIRFQGFGPMAVWIGMFTDWAIRGIIFGIRFHSRKWLDHKVV, translated from the coding sequence ATGAAAGAACAGCAACATATTTTTACAAACAAAATGCTCCGGAATCTGCTGGTTCCCGTGATCTTTGAACAGGTATTGAATTCTTTGATGGGAACAGTTGATACCATGATGGTCAGCAATGTAGGATCTGCGGCAATTTCTGCCGTATCTCTGGTGGATTCTATCAATGTGCTGGTGATCCAGGCGTTTTCGGCACTGGCAGCAGGAGGCGCCATCATCTGTTCACAGTACATAGGACAGAAGAACCACGAAATGGCAAATAAATCAGCCAGACAGGTACTGTTTATCATTACTGCCATATCTGTTGCAGTAACTGCGTTATGCCTGGCTTTCCGTATGCCCCTTCTGCAGTTTGTTTTCGGAAAAGTAGAAGCTGATGTTATGAATGCATCCAGGATTTACTTTTTCTATACAGCATTGTCTTTTCCGTTTATTGCTCTTTATGATGCAGGGGCATCTATATTCCGGTCCCAGGGGAATACCAGAGGACCGATGGTAGTTTCGGTGATATCCAATGTACTCAATATCAGCGGAAACGCTGTCCTGATCTGGGTATTTCATATGGGAGTGGCAGGAGCTGCCATTGCGACTCTGGCATCCAGGATCTTCTGTGCAGTGGTTGTACTGTGGCAGCTGAGAATGGACAGACAGCCGATCGTGGTAAGAGATTATTATCAGATACGTCCGGATGGAAAAATGATCACCAGGATCCTTTCTCTGGGAATCCCATCAGGAGTAGAGAACAGCATGTTTCAGCTGGGAAAACTTGCCATCCAGTCTTCTGTATCTACCCTGGGAACGGTGGCGATCGCAGCCCAGGCCATGACCAATATCCTGGAGAACCTTAATGGTGTGGCTGCTATTGGCGTGGGGATCGGACTGATGACTGTGGTAGGCCAGTGCCTTGGAGCAGGCAGGAAGGATGAGGCTGTTTATTATATCAAGAAACTCAGTGTTCTTGCAGAGATCGTTATTATTGCAAGCTGCCTTCTTGTATTTGCCTTGGCCATTCCAATAACAAAACTGGGTGGAATGGAACCGGAAAGTGCCCAAATGTGCTTCCATATGGTGACCTGGATCACAATTGTCAAGCCAATCGTATGGGTAATGGGATTTGTTCCGGCATATGGTTTGAGAGCTGCCGGAGATGTAAAGTTTTCCATGATCACATCCTGTATCACTATGTGGGCGTTCAGATTTTGCCTTTGTGTATATCTTATCCGTTTCCAGGGGTTCGGTCCAATGGCAGTCTGGATCGGAATGTTTACTGACTGGGCCATAAGAGGGATTATTTTTGGAATCCGCTTCCACAGCAGGAAATGGCTTGACCATAAAGTAGTCTGA
- the cbiD gene encoding cobalt-precorrin-5B (C(1))-methyltransferase CbiD, protein MKNGLEDYYVIRGNKKMRFGYTTGSCAAAACRGAAEILLSGKRRETVQLMTPKGILLTLELKDIQIEPDKVTCAIQKDAGDDPDTTNGILVYASVHKKKEPGIILDRGIGVGRVTKAGLSQKIGEAAINPVPKAMILREASETAEKYDYEGGLEIIISVPEGVEIGKKTFNPRLGIVGGISILGTSGIVEPMSEAALVQSIHVEMKQHFLQGEEYILVTPGNYGADYLREHMDLPYEKNIKCSNYVGETIDMAVDMGIKGILFIAHIGKFVKVAAGIMNTHSHSADGRMEILASNAIRAGAPLECAKEILDASTTDEALDILERYQMRQGTMKEILDRIQFYLNHRSYEQILLGAVIFNNTCGYLGQTADAAELIEKIGAQNEKISGRQQI, encoded by the coding sequence ATGAAGAACGGACTGGAAGATTACTATGTGATCCGTGGAAACAAAAAAATGCGATTCGGCTATACAACAGGTTCCTGCGCAGCAGCTGCATGCAGGGGCGCAGCAGAAATACTCTTAAGCGGAAAACGCCGGGAAACTGTACAGCTGATGACCCCGAAAGGGATCCTGCTCACGCTGGAACTGAAAGATATTCAGATAGAACCGGATAAAGTAACTTGTGCCATTCAGAAAGATGCCGGAGATGACCCGGATACGACCAATGGAATCTTGGTTTATGCATCTGTACATAAGAAAAAAGAGCCAGGTATTATCCTTGACAGAGGTATCGGCGTGGGAAGAGTCACCAAAGCGGGACTTTCCCAGAAGATCGGAGAGGCAGCCATCAACCCTGTGCCCAAGGCGATGATCCTGCGGGAAGCTTCGGAGACAGCTGAGAAATATGATTATGAGGGCGGTCTGGAGATTATCATTTCTGTTCCTGAAGGTGTAGAGATTGGAAAGAAAACATTTAACCCCCGTCTGGGAATCGTAGGGGGGATTTCAATCCTGGGAACATCCGGAATCGTGGAACCGATGAGTGAGGCGGCTCTTGTCCAGAGCATTCATGTGGAAATGAAGCAGCATTTTTTGCAGGGAGAGGAATATATTCTGGTCACACCTGGAAACTATGGTGCGGATTACCTGAGAGAACACATGGATCTTCCTTATGAGAAGAACATTAAATGCAGCAACTATGTAGGGGAAACCATAGATATGGCCGTCGATATGGGAATTAAGGGAATTCTTTTTATCGCCCATATCGGGAAATTTGTAAAGGTAGCTGCCGGAATTATGAATACCCATTCACACAGTGCCGACGGCAGGATGGAAATTCTGGCATCCAATGCCATCCGCGCAGGCGCTCCCCTGGAGTGTGCAAAGGAAATTCTGGATGCATCTACCACAGATGAAGCACTGGATATTCTGGAGAGATACCAGATGCGGCAGGGGACAATGAAAGAAATCCTTGACAGGATTCAGTTTTATTTAAACCATAGATCTTATGAGCAGATTCTTCTGGGCGCAGTGATCTTTAACAATACTTGCGGATATCTTGGACAGACTGCAGATGCCGCAGAACTGATAGAGAAGATCGGCGCACAGAATGAAAAAATATCAGGCAGACAACAAATATAA
- the cobM gene encoding precorrin-4 C(11)-methyltransferase yields MVHFVGAGPGAPDLITVRGKKYLEEADVVIYAGSLVNPKLLEYTKDICTIHNSAKMTLEEVIHVIEKAEAEGKTTVRLHTGDPCIYGAIREQMDILDEKNIAYDYCPGVSAFCGAASALNLEYTLPDISQSVIITRMEGRTPVPSKESIQSFAAHQATMVVFLSTGMLEELSRRLIEGGYTENTPAAIVYKATWPEQKTFVCTVGTLAKTAAENNITKTALMIIGDTVAAGHYDRSKLYDPEFTTEFREATKSKTHHS; encoded by the coding sequence ATGGTACATTTTGTAGGAGCAGGTCCGGGAGCACCGGATCTTATCACAGTAAGAGGTAAAAAATATCTGGAAGAAGCCGATGTGGTCATTTACGCCGGATCTCTGGTAAATCCCAAACTTCTTGAATATACAAAGGATATCTGCACCATTCATAACAGTGCCAAGATGACCTTGGAAGAAGTGATCCATGTAATTGAGAAAGCAGAAGCAGAGGGGAAAACGACAGTTCGTCTCCACACTGGAGATCCATGTATCTATGGTGCGATCCGTGAGCAGATGGACATTCTGGATGAGAAGAACATTGCCTATGATTACTGTCCGGGAGTCAGTGCATTCTGCGGTGCTGCAAGTGCCCTGAACCTGGAATATACGCTGCCGGATATTTCCCAGAGTGTGATCATCACCCGTATGGAAGGCAGAACTCCGGTTCCTTCCAAAGAGAGCATCCAGTCCTTTGCTGCACATCAGGCAACCATGGTGGTATTCTTAAGTACAGGAATGCTGGAAGAACTGAGCAGACGACTGATCGAGGGCGGTTACACAGAGAATACACCTGCAGCCATCGTATATAAAGCAACCTGGCCGGAGCAGAAGACTTTTGTCTGCACAGTAGGAACCCTTGCAAAGACAGCAGCAGAGAACAATATTACAAAGACAGCCCTGATGATCATTGGAGATACCGTGGCAGCCGGACATTACGACCGCTCAAAACTGTATGATCCGGAATTTACAACAGAATTCCGTGAGGCAACAAAGTCCAAAACTCATCATTCATAA
- a CDS encoding cobalt-precorrin 5A hydrolase: MKIALICFSLTGQETGEKLCCGLEKAGITAVLAKKSKYLPDSIKVSTSAWAGKKFLDSDALIFIGATGIAVRSIAPYVASKKSDPAVLVIDECGRFVISLLSGHLGGANELALKAAEILHAVPVVTTATDLHQRFAVDVFAKKNYCSIFNMKAAKEVSAALLAGKNVGFYSEFPVEGKLPEGLVLCDEYGKPVRHAQDDILKDEESFGGCGDLCRNTGSIMADEAKTDCGVAVTVHTSCRPFPSTTQVVPKCLTLGMGCRKGKDAEGIAEAAQKVLDRSGLYKEAFEQIASIDLKKDEQGILSLSENWQIPFVTYTENELKQVPGEFTPSPFVKKITGVDNVCERSAVLASGNGSLLQKKHGENGVTTAVAAREWRIHFE, translated from the coding sequence ATGAAAATCGCACTTATTTGTTTCAGCCTTACCGGACAGGAAACCGGAGAGAAATTATGTTGTGGCCTGGAGAAAGCAGGTATAACGGCTGTACTTGCTAAAAAAAGTAAATATCTGCCGGATTCTATAAAGGTCAGCACTTCTGCCTGGGCAGGGAAAAAATTTCTTGATTCTGATGCACTGATCTTCATCGGTGCCACCGGGATCGCAGTCCGCAGTATTGCACCGTATGTGGCGTCGAAGAAATCAGATCCTGCGGTACTGGTGATCGATGAGTGCGGACGATTCGTGATCTCGCTTTTATCCGGACATCTGGGAGGTGCCAATGAACTGGCCCTGAAAGCGGCAGAGATCCTGCATGCAGTTCCAGTAGTAACAACAGCTACAGATCTGCATCAACGCTTTGCAGTAGATGTTTTTGCAAAAAAGAATTACTGCAGTATTTTTAATATGAAAGCTGCAAAAGAAGTCTCAGCAGCACTTCTGGCAGGGAAGAATGTAGGATTTTACAGCGAATTTCCTGTAGAGGGAAAGTTACCGGAAGGTCTGGTTTTATGTGATGAATATGGAAAACCTGTCAGGCATGCGCAGGACGATATTCTGAAGGATGAAGAGAGCTTTGGAGGCTGTGGCGATTTATGCAGAAATACAGGCAGCATCATGGCAGATGAAGCAAAGACAGACTGCGGGGTAGCAGTTACTGTGCATACGTCATGCAGACCTTTTCCATCTACCACCCAGGTAGTTCCCAAATGTCTGACACTGGGCATGGGATGCCGCAAGGGCAAGGACGCAGAGGGAATTGCAGAAGCTGCACAGAAAGTTTTGGACAGATCCGGATTATATAAAGAAGCATTTGAACAGATCGCCAGCATTGATCTGAAGAAGGATGAACAGGGGATTTTGTCATTATCAGAAAACTGGCAGATCCCGTTTGTCACATATACAGAAAATGAACTGAAACAGGTGCCGGGAGAATTTACCCCTTCACCTTTTGTAAAGAAGATCACAGGTGTGGACAATGTCTGTGAGAGAAGCGCAGTCCTTGCCAGCGGCAATGGCAGTCTGCTTCAGAAGAAACATGGAGAAAATGGTGTGACTACAGCAGTAGCAGCCAGAGAATGGAGGATACATTTTGAGTAA
- the cobJ gene encoding precorrin-3B C(17)-methyltransferase: MSKIYVIGIGPGAYDQMTGKAIRAMNESDAIIGYTVYVDLVKEYFPGKEFMTTPMKKEVDRCVLAFEEAKKGKTVSMICSGDAGVYGMAGLMYEVGVNYPETELEIIPGVTAATGGAAVLGAPLIHDFCLISLSDLLTPWEKIETRLLAAAQADFVVCLYNPSSKKRHDYLQKACDLMMKYKSPDTICGTVSNIAREGEEAHVMTLKELRDTQVDMFTTVFIGNSQTKELNHKMVTPRGYKNV, translated from the coding sequence TTGAGTAAAATATATGTAATCGGAATCGGCCCGGGAGCTTATGACCAGATGACAGGCAAAGCGATCCGTGCAATGAACGAAAGTGATGCGATCATCGGATATACCGTATATGTTGACCTGGTAAAAGAATACTTCCCGGGAAAAGAATTTATGACTACACCGATGAAGAAAGAAGTAGACCGCTGTGTCCTTGCTTTCGAGGAAGCAAAGAAAGGCAAAACAGTTTCCATGATCTGCAGTGGTGATGCCGGAGTTTACGGTATGGCAGGCCTGATGTATGAGGTGGGGGTCAATTATCCGGAAACAGAACTTGAGATCATCCCGGGTGTAACTGCAGCGACAGGTGGAGCAGCAGTTCTTGGGGCACCGTTGATCCATGATTTCTGCCTGATCAGTTTAAGCGATCTTCTTACCCCTTGGGAAAAGATCGAGACAAGACTTCTGGCGGCAGCACAGGCGGATTTCGTAGTATGTCTGTATAACCCGTCAAGCAAGAAACGTCATGACTATCTGCAGAAAGCCTGTGATCTGATGATGAAATACAAATCACCGGATACCATCTGCGGTACAGTTTCCAATATCGCAAGAGAAGGTGAGGAAGCTCATGTAATGACTTTAAAAGAGCTGAGAGATACACAGGTAGACATGTTTACCACCGTATTTATCGGAAATTCTCAGACAAAAGAACTGAACCACAAGATGGTAACACCGAGAGGATATAAGAATGTATAA
- the cobK gene encoding precorrin-6A reductase — translation MYKVLVFAGTTEGYEICRFLADHQVQTMGFAATEYGGKSLTENEYLTVQTGRLDEAAMEQVFAQEKPEMVLDATHPYAAEVTGNIRTACEKTQTPYRRVLRESGSHEEKAVYVESVQAAAQYLDQTQGNVLLTTGSKELAGFTGMKDYQERLYARVLSLPNVMQACAELGFEGKHLIGMQGPFSRELNAAMLRQYHCKYLVTKDTGKAGGFQDKIDAALECDAVPVIIGRPLKEEGMSVKECKRFLTEQFLLIHQPHITLLGIGMGSPEMLTVQGKNSLDQADLLIGARRMVDSVRRPGQDAFIEYRSQEIKDYIDSHPEYNNIVIVLSGDVGFYSGAKKLLDVLQQNRLAQGTTQPEIQVQCGISSVVYFMSRIGLSWDDAKIVSAHGRGCNLISYIRNEKKVFAILGTSDGVAVLAKKLVEYGMGNVLLYVGENLSYDNEKIFVKKADELTEYTGDPLSVICAVNETCEKRLETHGIRDEEFIRGKAPMTKEEVRTVSLFKLRLTEDSICYDVGAGTGSLSIEMALRAHQGKVWAIEKKEDAVELIRQNKVKFAADNLEIIEGLAPEALTDLPAPTHAFIGGSSGNLKEIVRLLIEKNPQIRIVINCITLETVSEALETAKEFGFEENEIVQLSAARSKAIGRYHMMMGENPIYIITLQNPQK, via the coding sequence ATGTATAAAGTTCTTGTTTTTGCAGGAACCACAGAAGGGTATGAAATCTGCCGGTTCCTGGCAGATCATCAGGTACAGACCATGGGATTTGCTGCTACAGAATACGGTGGTAAGTCCCTTACAGAAAATGAATATCTCACCGTACAGACCGGAAGACTGGACGAAGCAGCCATGGAGCAGGTTTTCGCTCAGGAGAAGCCGGAGATGGTGCTGGATGCCACTCACCCTTATGCAGCGGAAGTAACAGGAAATATCCGCACAGCCTGCGAGAAAACACAGACACCTTACAGAAGAGTGCTGCGTGAATCCGGCAGCCATGAGGAGAAAGCTGTTTATGTGGAGAGTGTTCAGGCGGCAGCTCAATATCTGGATCAGACACAGGGAAATGTGCTGCTTACAACAGGAAGTAAGGAACTGGCAGGTTTTACTGGGATGAAAGATTATCAGGAACGCCTCTATGCCAGAGTCCTTTCTTTGCCGAATGTAATGCAGGCCTGCGCAGAGCTTGGATTTGAGGGAAAACATCTCATCGGAATGCAGGGACCTTTTTCCAGAGAATTAAATGCGGCAATGCTGAGGCAGTATCACTGTAAATATCTGGTGACAAAGGATACAGGAAAGGCAGGCGGTTTTCAGGATAAGATTGATGCTGCTCTGGAATGTGATGCAGTTCCTGTGATCATCGGACGTCCTCTGAAAGAAGAGGGGATGTCAGTGAAAGAATGTAAGAGATTTCTGACAGAACAGTTCTTACTGATCCATCAGCCACATATCACACTTCTGGGAATCGGAATGGGAAGCCCTGAAATGCTCACTGTACAGGGAAAGAACAGCCTGGATCAGGCAGATCTTCTGATCGGGGCCAGAAGAATGGTAGATTCTGTGAGGCGTCCTGGGCAGGATGCATTTATAGAATACAGAAGCCAGGAGATCAAAGATTATATTGATTCGCACCCGGAATATAACAATATCGTGATCGTATTGTCCGGAGATGTAGGTTTCTATAGTGGAGCTAAGAAACTTCTGGATGTATTGCAGCAGAACAGATTGGCACAGGGTACAACGCAACCGGAAATTCAGGTTCAGTGCGGGATTTCTTCTGTAGTGTATTTCATGTCAAGGATCGGACTCTCCTGGGATGATGCAAAGATTGTCAGTGCCCATGGCAGGGGATGTAATCTTATTTCGTATATTCGTAATGAGAAGAAAGTATTTGCCATTCTCGGGACTTCAGACGGCGTGGCTGTTCTGGCGAAGAAACTGGTGGAATATGGTATGGGTAATGTGCTTCTCTATGTAGGAGAGAATCTGTCCTATGACAATGAGAAGATTTTTGTAAAGAAAGCAGATGAACTGACAGAATACACCGGAGATCCGTTGTCTGTCATCTGTGCGGTCAATGAAACTTGCGAAAAACGTCTGGAAACTCATGGGATCAGGGACGAAGAATTTATCAGAGGCAAAGCACCGATGACAAAGGAAGAGGTGCGTACCGTGTCTCTTTTCAAACTTCGCCTGACAGAAGATTCCATCTGCTATGATGTAGGAGCAGGAACCGGTTCTCTTTCCATAGAAATGGCACTCCGTGCGCATCAGGGTAAAGTCTGGGCCATTGAGAAGAAAGAGGATGCAGTAGAACTGATCCGCCAGAACAAGGTGAAATTTGCAGCCGACAATCTGGAAATTATCGAGGGACTTGCACCGGAAGCACTCACAGACCTCCCGGCACCAACCCATGCATTTATCGGCGGTTCTTCCGGAAATCTGAAAGAAATCGTAAGACTTCTGATCGAAAAGAATCCGCAGATCCGTATTGTGATCAATTGTATTACACTGGAAACCGTATCCGAAGCACTGGAAACAGCGAAAGAGTTCGGATTTGAAGAAAACGAGATCGTTCAGTTAAGTGCAGCACGTTCAAAGGCAATTGGACGTTATCATATGATGATGGGCGAGAATCCGATCTATATTATTACATTGCAGAATCCTCAGAAATAA
- a CDS encoding cobyrinate a,c-diamide synthase — MKIPRILLAAGASGSGKTLITCGLLQALVNRKMKVASFKCGPDYIDPMFHSRVIGTKSRNLDTFFTDGDTTRYLLGRNAADCDTAVMEGVMGFYDGVGGISTRASAYDLADTTDTPVILIVNSRGMSISLAAYIKGFLEYKKNSHIKGVIFNQMSPMLYPRMKKLVEEQLGVEVLGYVPKVEDCVIESRHLGLVLPEEIVDLKERLQKLAGVLEDTLEIDRILALAENAPDLNVPGSLSQKNPAFDFCLPQKLRIGMAKDEAFCFYYEDNFRLLQEMGAELVEFSPVHDAHLPKDLDGILLYGGYPELNGEALERNESMKTEIAQAINSGMPCMAECGGFMYLHEQMEDMDGISRKTCGVIPGKCFRTPKLTRFGYITLTAGQSVFGQKAEEIGEIPAHEFHYFDSENCGNDFHAAKPLSKRGWDCIHSTDSLLAGYPHLYYYGNPGIPRAFLLKCMEYHKTGRI; from the coding sequence ATGAAGATTCCAAGAATATTGCTTGCAGCAGGAGCCAGCGGCAGCGGGAAGACATTGATTACCTGCGGCCTTCTGCAGGCGCTGGTCAACAGAAAAATGAAAGTGGCTTCTTTTAAATGTGGCCCGGACTACATAGATCCGATGTTTCACTCCAGAGTGATCGGAACGAAATCACGAAATCTGGACACTTTTTTTACAGATGGGGATACAACCAGATATCTTCTGGGTCGAAACGCAGCAGACTGTGATACTGCAGTGATGGAAGGCGTCATGGGCTTCTACGATGGTGTGGGTGGAATCTCCACCAGAGCAAGCGCTTATGATCTGGCAGACACTACGGACACGCCAGTGATCCTGATCGTAAACAGCAGAGGCATGAGCATTTCTCTGGCAGCTTATATCAAAGGCTTTCTGGAGTACAAAAAGAACAGCCATATCAAGGGTGTGATCTTTAACCAGATGTCTCCAATGCTTTATCCACGAATGAAGAAACTGGTGGAAGAGCAGCTTGGCGTCGAAGTCCTGGGATATGTGCCGAAAGTAGAGGACTGTGTGATTGAGAGCCGTCATCTGGGGCTTGTGCTTCCGGAGGAGATTGTGGATCTGAAAGAACGGCTGCAGAAACTGGCCGGAGTGCTGGAAGATACACTGGAGATCGACAGAATTCTCGCACTTGCGGAGAATGCACCGGATCTGAATGTACCGGGATCTCTGTCACAGAAGAATCCTGCATTTGATTTTTGCCTGCCGCAGAAATTACGGATCGGAATGGCGAAGGATGAGGCATTTTGTTTCTATTATGAAGATAATTTTCGCTTACTTCAGGAGATGGGGGCAGAACTGGTAGAATTCTCACCTGTTCATGATGCGCATCTTCCAAAAGATCTGGACGGAATACTGCTCTACGGAGGATATCCGGAATTAAACGGAGAAGCACTGGAACGAAATGAATCCATGAAAACAGAAATTGCACAGGCGATAAACAGTGGTATGCCATGTATGGCAGAGTGTGGCGGCTTCATGTACCTCCATGAACAGATGGAAGACATGGACGGAATCAGCCGCAAGACCTGCGGAGTAATTCCCGGAAAGTGTTTCCGAACTCCGAAACTGACAAGATTTGGATATATAACTCTGACAGCCGGACAGTCGGTATTTGGACAGAAAGCAGAAGAAATCGGAGAGATTCCGGCACATGAATTTCACTATTTTGATTCAGAAAACTGTGGTAATGATTTCCATGCAGCGAAACCCCTCAGTAAACGGGGCTGGGACTGCATTCACAGTACCGACAGTCTTCTGGCAGGATATCCGCATTTATATTATTATGGAAATCCTGGGATTCCGAGAGCATTTCTGCTTAAATGTATGGAATATCATAAAACCGGCAGAATATAA